A genomic region of Manihot esculenta cultivar AM560-2 chromosome 15, M.esculenta_v8, whole genome shotgun sequence contains the following coding sequences:
- the LOC110607586 gene encoding serine/threonine-protein kinase PBL34 isoform X2 has translation MGLGPDSIKVKNLEDKSKSKKKKKDEGRRKEEEIGCWAKFRLMGGCMPKRSKVDSSLSGITTQYVESKSTDEKSKDQPVIPVVSPPTSNGESASSTPKFSEELKLASQLRKFTFNDLKLATRNFRPESLLGEGGFGCVFKGWVEENGTAPVKPGTGLTVAVKTLNHDGLQGHKEWLAEVNFLGNLLHPNLVKLIGYCIEDDQRLLVYEFMPRGSLENHLFRRSLPLPWSIRVKIALGAAKGLAFLHEEAERSVIYRDFKTSNILLDADYNAKLSDFGLAKDGPESGKTHVSTRVMGTYGYAAPEYVMTGHLTSKSDVYSFGVVLLEMLTGRRSMDKNRPNGEHNLVEWARPLFGDRRRFYRLLDPRLEGHFSIKGAQKAIQLAAQCLSRDPKARPRMSEVVETLKPLPNLKDMASSSYYFQAMQADANKSSVHNTNGIRTQGGFIKRNGQPLRSLSSLSDSRASPYNQPYQSPKPNGKKS, from the exons ATGGGTTTGGGTCCGGATTCTATAAAAGTGAAGAATTTGGAAGATAAATCAAagagcaagaagaagaagaaagatgagGGGCGTAGAAAGGAGGAGGAAATTGGGTGTTGGGCTAAATTCAGGTTGATGGGAGGTTGCATGCCTAAAAGATCAAAAGTTGATAGCTCTCTTAGCGGAATCACCACTCAGTATG TGGAATCTAAATCTACAGATGAGAAGAGCAAAGACCAACCAGTTATTCCTGTGGTGTCCCCTCCAACTAGTAATGGAGAAAGTGCATCATCCACTCCCAAATTCAGTGAGGAACTGAAGCTTGCATCTCAGCTTCGGAAGTTTACATTCAACGACCTTAAACTAGCGACTAGGAATTTTAGGCCTGAGAGTCTTCTTGGGGAGGGTGGCTTTGGTTGTGTCTTTAAAGGATGGGTTGAGGAGAATGGAACTGCCCCTGTGAAACCTGGCACAGGGCTTACAGTTGCAGTGAAAACCCTCAACCATGATGGACTTCAGGGTCATAAGGAGTGGCTT GCTGAAGTGAACTTTCTTGGCAACCTTCTCCATCCCAATTTGGTTAAATTGATTGGTTATTGTATTGAAGATGATCAGAGATTGCTGGTGTACGAGTTTATGCCAAGAGGAAGTTTGGAGAATCACCTTTTCAGGA GGTCCTTGCCTCTTCCTTGGTCTATCAGAGTGAAAATTGCACTTGGTGCTGCAAAAGGTCTTGCTTTCCTTCATGAAGAGGCTGAAAGATCGGTGATATATCGTGATTTTAAAACATCTAATATCTTATTAGATGCG GATTACAATGCCAAACTCTCTGATTTTGGACTTGCCAAAGATGGTCCCGAGAGTGGCAAAACTCATGTATCTACAAGAGTAATGGGAACATATGGCTATGCTGCGCCAGAATACGTGATGACTG GACATTTGACCTCAAAGAGTGATGTCTACAGTTTTGGAGTAGTTTTACTTGAAATGCTGACTGGCCGAAGATCTATGGACAAAAATCGCCCAAATGGGGAGCACAACCTTGTTGAATGGGCAAGACCTCTTTTTGGAGATAGGAGAAGGTTCTACCGGTTATTAGACCCTCGTCTAGAAGGTCACTTTTCAATCAAAGGTGCTCAGAAAGCCATACAACTGGCTGCCCAGTGTCTTAGTCGTGATCCCAAAGCTAGACCTCGAATGAGTGAAGTTGTTGAAACACTAAAGCCTTTGCCCAACTTGAAGGATATGGCTAGCTCTTCCTACTATTTCCAGGCAATGCAAGCGGATGCTAACAAGTCAAGTGTGCATAATACAAATGGCATCAGAACACAAGGAGGATTTATAAAAAGGAATGGACAACCATTGAGGAGCTTATCCAGTCTGAGCGATTCTCGTGCTTCTCCATATAACCAGCCATACCAATCACCAAAACCTAATGGGAAAAAATCATAG
- the LOC110607586 gene encoding serine/threonine-protein kinase PBL34 isoform X1: protein MGLGPDSIKVKNLEDKSKSKKKKKDEGRRKEEEIGCWAKFRLMGGCMPKRSKVDSSLSGITTQYVESKSTDEKSKDQPVIPVVSPPTSNGESASSTPKFSEELKLASQLRKFTFNDLKLATRNFRPESLLGEGGFGCVFKGWVEENGTAPVKPGTGLTVAVKTLNHDGLQGHKEWLAEVNFLGNLLHPNLVKLIGYCIEDDQRLLVYEFMPRGSLENHLFRKGSLPLPWSIRVKIALGAAKGLAFLHEEAERSVIYRDFKTSNILLDADYNAKLSDFGLAKDGPESGKTHVSTRVMGTYGYAAPEYVMTGHLTSKSDVYSFGVVLLEMLTGRRSMDKNRPNGEHNLVEWARPLFGDRRRFYRLLDPRLEGHFSIKGAQKAIQLAAQCLSRDPKARPRMSEVVETLKPLPNLKDMASSSYYFQAMQADANKSSVHNTNGIRTQGGFIKRNGQPLRSLSSLSDSRASPYNQPYQSPKPNGKKS from the exons ATGGGTTTGGGTCCGGATTCTATAAAAGTGAAGAATTTGGAAGATAAATCAAagagcaagaagaagaagaaagatgagGGGCGTAGAAAGGAGGAGGAAATTGGGTGTTGGGCTAAATTCAGGTTGATGGGAGGTTGCATGCCTAAAAGATCAAAAGTTGATAGCTCTCTTAGCGGAATCACCACTCAGTATG TGGAATCTAAATCTACAGATGAGAAGAGCAAAGACCAACCAGTTATTCCTGTGGTGTCCCCTCCAACTAGTAATGGAGAAAGTGCATCATCCACTCCCAAATTCAGTGAGGAACTGAAGCTTGCATCTCAGCTTCGGAAGTTTACATTCAACGACCTTAAACTAGCGACTAGGAATTTTAGGCCTGAGAGTCTTCTTGGGGAGGGTGGCTTTGGTTGTGTCTTTAAAGGATGGGTTGAGGAGAATGGAACTGCCCCTGTGAAACCTGGCACAGGGCTTACAGTTGCAGTGAAAACCCTCAACCATGATGGACTTCAGGGTCATAAGGAGTGGCTT GCTGAAGTGAACTTTCTTGGCAACCTTCTCCATCCCAATTTGGTTAAATTGATTGGTTATTGTATTGAAGATGATCAGAGATTGCTGGTGTACGAGTTTATGCCAAGAGGAAGTTTGGAGAATCACCTTTTCAGGA AAGGGTCCTTGCCTCTTCCTTGGTCTATCAGAGTGAAAATTGCACTTGGTGCTGCAAAAGGTCTTGCTTTCCTTCATGAAGAGGCTGAAAGATCGGTGATATATCGTGATTTTAAAACATCTAATATCTTATTAGATGCG GATTACAATGCCAAACTCTCTGATTTTGGACTTGCCAAAGATGGTCCCGAGAGTGGCAAAACTCATGTATCTACAAGAGTAATGGGAACATATGGCTATGCTGCGCCAGAATACGTGATGACTG GACATTTGACCTCAAAGAGTGATGTCTACAGTTTTGGAGTAGTTTTACTTGAAATGCTGACTGGCCGAAGATCTATGGACAAAAATCGCCCAAATGGGGAGCACAACCTTGTTGAATGGGCAAGACCTCTTTTTGGAGATAGGAGAAGGTTCTACCGGTTATTAGACCCTCGTCTAGAAGGTCACTTTTCAATCAAAGGTGCTCAGAAAGCCATACAACTGGCTGCCCAGTGTCTTAGTCGTGATCCCAAAGCTAGACCTCGAATGAGTGAAGTTGTTGAAACACTAAAGCCTTTGCCCAACTTGAAGGATATGGCTAGCTCTTCCTACTATTTCCAGGCAATGCAAGCGGATGCTAACAAGTCAAGTGTGCATAATACAAATGGCATCAGAACACAAGGAGGATTTATAAAAAGGAATGGACAACCATTGAGGAGCTTATCCAGTCTGAGCGATTCTCGTGCTTCTCCATATAACCAGCCATACCAATCACCAAAACCTAATGGGAAAAAATCATAG